Proteins encoded within one genomic window of Candidatus Poribacteria bacterium:
- the ruvC gene encoding crossover junction endodeoxyribonuclease RuvC, with translation MQKSPHPTERNTKKIILGIDPGIANTGYGVVESHANQLTPRDFGNIRTSPETASEVRLKQIYDAVTHLIAKFAVENIVLEDIFFSKNVSSAFAVGEVKGIVKLAAANADCPIALYTPTQVKQAIVGYGRATKSQMQKMAQALLQLKEPPRPDHAADALALALCHARSYKVLELQKKYTQ, from the coding sequence ACCCAACCGAAAGGAACACTAAAAAAATAATTCTTGGCATTGACCCGGGCATCGCAAATACTGGATACGGGGTGGTTGAATCTCACGCGAACCAACTTACCCCGCGCGACTTTGGAAACATCAGGACAAGCCCGGAAACAGCGTCAGAGGTGCGACTAAAACAAATTTACGATGCCGTAACCCATCTGATTGCAAAGTTCGCCGTTGAGAATATAGTACTTGAGGATATTTTCTTCAGCAAAAACGTAAGCAGCGCATTCGCCGTAGGTGAAGTCAAAGGGATCGTCAAACTTGCAGCCGCGAATGCGGACTGTCCCATTGCCTTGTATACACCAACGCAGGTCAAACAAGCGATTGTCGGTTACGGGAGAGCCACGAAATCTCAGATGCAAAAGATGGCACAGGCACTCCTTCAACTCAAGGAACCGCCTCGTCCCGATCACGCAGCAGATGCCCTCGCGCTCGCACTTTGTCATGCCCGTTCTTATAAAGTTCTTGAACTCCAAAAAAAGTATACACAGTAG
- a CDS encoding Holliday junction ATP-dependent DNA helicase RuvA: MISYIKGIIVHKETKQVIVDVNGIGYAIDVPPRVITDLPPIGDTVTFYTYYNQTRENKITLYGFTSRDALRVFELALTVTGVGPALAQNIVARLSPTQFQRAVQRGDATTLMRVPRLTKDIAQVIITKLKKNIMKMQLEGEAELGETGSLNVEVIKMLVNLGASELEAEQAVEKAQKVLGDSAQRENLVAQALRYIRN; encoded by the coding sequence ATGATCTCTTATATCAAAGGCATTATCGTCCACAAAGAGACAAAACAGGTTATTGTAGATGTAAACGGCATCGGATATGCCATTGATGTACCACCGAGAGTTATAACGGATTTACCACCCATAGGCGATACCGTTACCTTCTATACATACTACAACCAAACTCGAGAAAATAAAATTACCCTCTACGGGTTCACCTCCAGAGATGCCTTGAGAGTTTTTGAATTGGCACTTACCGTTACCGGTGTCGGGCCCGCACTTGCACAAAACATCGTTGCGAGACTTTCCCCCACACAATTCCAGCGCGCCGTTCAGCGTGGAGATGCAACCACCCTCATGCGTGTCCCACGGTTAACAAAAGACATCGCCCAAGTCATCATCACTAAACTGAAAAAGAATATTATGAAAATGCAACTCGAAGGTGAGGCTGAACTCGGAGAGACGGGATCCCTAAATGTAGAAGTGATTAAAATGCTCGTCAATCTCGGCGCATCGGAACTCGAAGCCGAACAAGCCGTTGAAAAGGCACAGAAAGTACTTGGTGATTCTGCACAGCGAGAAAATTTAGTTGCGCAGGCACTCCGCTATATCCGAAATTAG
- a CDS encoding transposase — protein sequence MNLLLCLESILSDFRHLFNQQNFALFQAFIFGFIANRGNGTLTDLYQCSGSETQYWSFPKFLSRGKWNADAVAGVLIRRIQHYFTDWVYVYDETKALKTGIAQWGLHFFRNFSYQKRRVNQSKFHYGHEFGALGLLCQTATQWHLFPVWVKLILPQSIRDKSQAVLKRICSKIPPGLIIFDRGFARRKVFTMALSFGHHILCRAKSNAVFYRLPKPTKRRQRGRPRKYGDRLDIRRLRYKDTDIDGQRYSIASKVVRTKMCDANVRLVIIRKRPKASKPYRYFCVFTTDLTLEIPQIATYYRKRWLIETAFRDVKQHFGFDAYRLKSRKSINRFVQLSFVAASLTKLIFTLPNATQKTISVQNVCQHLGIHWYRPRKLTQGLRVAYLRSQIAVSSFFAKFNEKTNSQDIKVSVQEDTHLPLDKAA from the coding sequence ATGAACCTCCTTCTCTGCTTAGAAAGTATTCTATCGGATTTTCGTCATTTATTCAATCAACAAAACTTTGCTCTTTTTCAAGCCTTTATCTTTGGCTTCATCGCCAATAGAGGCAATGGGACACTGACAGACCTTTATCAATGTAGTGGGTCAGAGACGCAGTATTGGTCATTTCCGAAGTTTCTTTCCCGGGGGAAATGGAACGCCGATGCCGTCGCTGGCGTTCTCATCAGACGCATCCAACACTATTTTACCGATTGGGTTTATGTCTATGATGAGACCAAGGCACTGAAGACAGGCATAGCACAATGGGGATTGCATTTTTTCCGCAACTTCAGTTATCAAAAGCGTCGCGTGAATCAATCGAAGTTTCATTACGGACACGAGTTTGGGGCGTTAGGTCTACTTTGCCAGACAGCGACACAGTGGCATCTATTCCCCGTCTGGGTGAAACTCATTCTGCCCCAGTCGATTCGCGATAAAAGTCAGGCGGTGTTGAAACGTATCTGTTCAAAGATACCTCCGGGACTTATCATCTTTGACCGTGGCTTCGCACGGCGAAAAGTTTTTACAATGGCATTGAGTTTCGGACATCATATCTTATGTCGTGCGAAATCTAATGCCGTGTTCTATCGTTTACCGAAACCGACGAAACGCCGTCAACGCGGGCGACCGAGAAAATATGGCGACCGTCTCGATATTCGCCGACTCCGATATAAGGACACAGATATAGACGGTCAAAGGTATTCGATTGCCTCAAAGGTCGTCCGGACGAAGATGTGTGATGCGAATGTTCGACTCGTCATTATTCGTAAGCGTCCGAAGGCATCAAAACCGTATCGGTATTTCTGCGTCTTTACAACAGATTTGACGCTTGAGATACCTCAGATTGCGACATACTATCGCAAGAGGTGGCTCATAGAAACAGCTTTTCGAGATGTCAAACAGCACTTCGGATTTGATGCCTATCGGCTGAAATCTCGAAAAAGTATCAATCGATTTGTGCAGCTAAGTTTTGTCGCTGCGAGTCTAACGAAGTTGATATTCACACTGCCGAATGCTACACAGAAAACTATCAGTGTTCAGAACGTCTGTCAACATCTCGGCATTCATTGGTATCGTCCGAGAAAACTCACACAAGGCTTGCGGGTGGCTTATCTTCGATCGCAAATAGCGGTGTCGTCATTTTTCGCTAAGTTCAATGAAAAAACAAACTCGCAGGATATTAAGGTGAGTGTTCAAGAGGATACACACCTGCCTTTGGACAAGGCAGCATAA
- the ruvB gene encoding Holliday junction branch migration DNA helicase RuvB, translating to MDHHEIPDFSEMQHEDDDFGYSLRPETLSEFIGQEQAKEQLRIHIEAAKKRGDALEHVLLVSPPGLGKTTLAKIISNEIQSNFKQAIGPVMERLDLASTLTNLERTDILFIDEIHQMKGHVQESLYPAMEDYKLDLTLGQGPTSDVVQLQLKPFTLVGATTREGLLAGPFRDRFGIRIHLDYYEAEDIQQAIRINSAKLSIDIDEAAEYALACRSRGTMRIANKLLANVRDYAQVKGSGTLSLEIAEEALEFFRIDERGLNTQDYAYFQTLIEKFKGRAGLKALAVALSEDERTIAEVYEPYYIKEGFLMLTPGGRVATDAAYAYFDYPVGTQTSLFH from the coding sequence ATGGACCACCACGAAATACCAGATTTCTCTGAGATGCAACATGAAGATGATGACTTTGGCTATAGCCTTCGTCCGGAGACACTGAGCGAATTTATCGGACAGGAACAAGCCAAAGAACAACTCCGCATTCACATTGAAGCTGCCAAAAAGCGTGGCGATGCACTGGAACACGTTCTACTCGTCAGTCCACCCGGGCTTGGGAAGACGACGCTTGCAAAAATTATCTCCAATGAAATTCAGAGTAACTTTAAACAAGCCATCGGGCCCGTCATGGAACGCCTTGACCTCGCCTCAACCTTGACAAATCTTGAGCGGACCGACATTCTCTTTATTGATGAAATCCACCAGATGAAAGGGCATGTGCAAGAATCGCTCTACCCTGCGATGGAAGACTATAAACTCGACTTAACGCTTGGTCAAGGACCCACATCAGATGTTGTCCAACTTCAACTCAAACCCTTTACGCTTGTCGGCGCGACGACACGTGAAGGATTGCTTGCCGGTCCCTTTCGAGATCGATTCGGTATCCGCATCCACCTCGACTATTACGAAGCAGAAGACATTCAACAAGCAATTCGTATTAATAGCGCGAAACTCAGCATTGATATCGATGAAGCCGCAGAATACGCATTAGCCTGCCGTTCTCGCGGCACGATGCGAATCGCAAATAAATTACTCGCCAACGTCAGAGACTATGCCCAAGTCAAAGGCAGCGGCACACTCTCACTTGAAATCGCAGAGGAAGCACTCGAATTCTTTCGCATTGATGAACGCGGACTAAATACACAAGATTATGCCTACTTTCAGACGCTTATTGAAAAATTCAAAGGACGCGCAGGGCTTAAAGCACTCGCTGTCGCCCTCAGTGAAGATGAACGCACTATCGCTGAGGTTTACGAACCTTACTATATCAAAGAGGGGTTTTTGATGCTAACACCGGGCGGACGTGTCGCTACAGATGCTGCTTATGCCTACTTTGACTATCCTGTAGGCACACAAACATCGCTGTTCCATTAG
- the queA gene encoding tRNA preQ1(34) S-adenosylmethionine ribosyltransferase-isomerase QueA, with product MKLTDFDYDLPPDRIAQSPLQQRDASRLLVVDRDTCDFHHTQFSQIAEYLPDNALLVLNDTKVIPARLIGNKSRTGGKIELLLIREKEADIWEVLAKPRRNLQIGTQIVFRNGVLTAEVLAKPESGYCIVRFNYSGTFSTILADVGNMPLPPYIRRPPNAEDKVRYQSVYATTEGAIAAPTAGLHFTQELLEELKDNGVETATLTLHVGPGTFQPVKVEDIQNHKMHAEYIHLTETEANRIRRAREGSTKIVAIGTTVVRSLETAGATGTVHPYSGDSELFIYPGYQFNVVDALVTNFHLPKSTLLMLVSAFAGRDLIQKAYQEALQHNYRFYSYGDAMLII from the coding sequence ATGAAACTCACAGATTTCGATTACGATCTACCGCCCGACCGGATCGCGCAAAGTCCACTTCAACAGCGTGATGCATCACGACTTTTGGTAGTTGATCGCGATACCTGTGATTTTCATCACACTCAGTTTTCGCAGATTGCGGAATACCTACCGGACAATGCCCTGTTAGTCCTGAACGACACTAAGGTAATTCCGGCACGGTTAATCGGTAACAAAAGCAGAACCGGGGGAAAGATAGAACTCCTTCTTATTCGTGAAAAAGAGGCGGATATTTGGGAGGTACTCGCCAAACCGCGGCGGAACCTTCAAATCGGGACACAGATTGTATTCCGCAACGGAGTCTTGACAGCAGAAGTACTGGCAAAGCCAGAGAGTGGATACTGCATCGTCCGCTTCAACTACAGCGGTACGTTTTCAACCATTCTCGCCGATGTCGGCAATATGCCCTTGCCACCCTATATTCGTCGTCCACCGAATGCCGAAGATAAAGTGCGTTATCAGTCGGTTTACGCAACAACTGAAGGCGCAATCGCAGCCCCTACAGCAGGATTGCACTTCACACAAGAATTGCTGGAGGAATTGAAAGATAACGGGGTAGAAACAGCAACCCTAACATTGCATGTTGGACCCGGGACCTTCCAACCGGTGAAAGTGGAAGACATTCAGAACCACAAGATGCACGCTGAATATATTCACCTCACTGAAACAGAAGCGAACCGAATTCGCAGAGCACGCGAGGGAAGCACGAAAATTGTCGCCATCGGGACGACAGTGGTACGCTCTTTAGAAACGGCAGGGGCAACAGGGACTGTCCACCCTTATAGTGGCGATAGCGAACTTTTTATTTATCCGGGGTACCAATTTAACGTCGTAGATGCCTTGGTCACAAACTTTCATCTACCCAAATCAACCTTACTCATGCTCGTGAGTGCCTTCGCTGGACGAGACCTAATTCAGAAGGCATATCAAGAAGCACTTCAACACAACTATCGTTTTTATAGTTATGGCGATGCCATGCTGATCATTTAA
- the yajC gene encoding preprotein translocase subunit YajC — MEALTGLLVPFIAMGAIMYFLLFRPEQAKRKRHQTMLENLTKGDEIVTNGGLHGKILGLSNDKDIILIAVGELNNQEVKVQISRSSVAFLKKGGELIEGE; from the coding sequence ATGGAAGCACTAACAGGTTTACTTGTTCCTTTTATCGCTATGGGTGCTATCATGTATTTTTTGCTATTTAGGCCCGAACAAGCCAAACGCAAAAGACATCAGACGATGCTGGAAAACCTGACCAAAGGCGATGAAATTGTAACAAATGGTGGGTTACACGGCAAAATCCTTGGACTCAGTAACGATAAGGACATTATTCTTATCGCCGTTGGAGAGTTGAACAACCAAGAGGTAAAAGTTCAAATCTCACGGAGTTCCGTTGCCTTTCTCAAAAAAGGAGGCGAACTTATCGAAGGCGAGTAG
- a CDS encoding 5-deoxy-glucuronate isomerase — MSASKNYTPTDGYTEIVKPGEMAITKLHFGILNLTPEATFFDHSDDTEVALIALGGHCTLLVGHNGNKANGALGERSDVFNGEACIGYIPHHTTYEVLAGEIGVEIAVCKVPSHSESAAAILDAGESINESETHLRIWENSSSDGIGDARRMPTPEEAICFQRFLDGAGSAVFEITRTENERFASSPYSEETVRVRLYNNDVLAAPEQHNIVSLTSEGVGYQLWMQPDYS, encoded by the coding sequence ATGTCGGCATCTAAGAATTACACACCTACCGATGGCTACACCGAAATTGTGAAACCCGGCGAAATGGCCATCACAAAACTCCATTTCGGAATTCTTAATCTCACTCCCGAAGCAACCTTTTTTGACCATTCTGATGACACCGAAGTCGCTTTAATCGCGTTAGGTGGACACTGTACTTTATTGGTGGGACATAACGGCAACAAGGCAAACGGTGCTTTGGGTGAACGTTCGGATGTCTTCAATGGAGAGGCGTGTATAGGCTATATCCCACATCACACAACTTATGAGGTTCTCGCAGGCGAAATCGGTGTTGAGATTGCGGTGTGCAAAGTGCCATCTCACTCAGAATCCGCAGCGGCTATTTTGGATGCTGGGGAGTCAATAAATGAAAGTGAGACGCATCTCAGGATTTGGGAAAATTCTTCATCAGATGGGATAGGTGATGCACGCAGGATGCCTACGCCGGAAGAGGCGATCTGTTTCCAGAGGTTTCTTGATGGGGCGGGGAGTGCTGTCTTTGAGATCACGCGTACCGAAAATGAGCGGTTCGCAAGTTCACCGTATAGCGAGGAAACGGTACGCGTGCGGTTGTATAACAACGATGTGTTAGCAGCTCCAGAACAGCATAACATCGTGTCGCTAACATCTGAAGGCGTTGGCTACCAGTTGTGGATGCAGCCCGATTATTCGTGA
- a CDS encoding Maf family protein, which yields MQTRASTLKVPRLILASASPRRASLLSQIGLTFEVCPSDVVEPPLSMYSNKSASEITRELALIKAKAVAQDHNDGVIIGADTLVSLDGELLGKPSDDADALTMLTHLSGNSHEVVTGVTLIDAATGRNSVWSETTQVYFRELSRAEITTYIASGEASDKAGAYGIQGRGAAFVRRIEGCYFNVVGLPLASLVEHLSNFQSNVGI from the coding sequence ATGCAAACGCGCGCGTCTACTTTAAAAGTCCCGCGTCTGATTTTAGCCTCTGCGTCTCCCCGACGTGCCTCTCTATTATCGCAGATCGGGCTAACATTTGAGGTCTGTCCGAGCGATGTTGTGGAACCCCCGCTTAGCATGTATTCAAACAAGTCCGCGAGTGAGATAACGCGCGAACTTGCTTTGATTAAGGCGAAGGCTGTCGCTCAGGATCACAACGATGGTGTGATTATTGGGGCGGATACGCTGGTATCGCTGGATGGAGAACTTCTCGGCAAACCGTCTGATGATGCGGATGCCCTAACGATGTTAACACACCTTAGTGGTAACTCCCACGAGGTTGTGACGGGCGTGACGTTAATTGACGCAGCAACGGGGCGGAACAGTGTCTGGTCGGAGACAACGCAGGTTTATTTCCGAGAGTTATCCAGGGCCGAAATAACCACCTATATTGCGAGCGGGGAAGCGTCAGATAAGGCAGGTGCCTACGGAATCCAAGGCCGGGGTGCTGCTTTCGTTCGACGCATTGAGGGGTGCTATTTTAATGTCGTTGGGCTTCCGTTAGCGAGTCTTGTCGAACACCTATCGAATTTTCAATCCAATGTCGGCATCTAA